TTGCACTTTGGGTATTATTAAGATCTTGTGGTCCTATATATTGCATTGCAAATTTTTTTTAGAGTAAATTTTACCAGCGGTACTTAAACTTTTCTCGAGTTCTCATCCCGATCTtagtactctcaaaatgcacataatagtccttaaacttgtcccgaGCTATTATCTCGATCCCGGTACTTTCAGAATGCACATAATAGTCCCTAAACTTGTCCCGAGCTCTCGTCCACCTTCATAAACTTGCTCCGGTACTTTCAAAATGCACATAATAGTTCCTAAATTTGTCTCGAGCTCTCGTCCACGTTCGTAAACTTGCTCTAGGCTCTCATCTACTAAAAATTTAAGTGAGGTTTAAACTcgagacaagtttaaggaccacTGAGGAAACTTGCTCCTTTTTTACTTTACAATGAATACCATGAGCTAAATTCCTGGCTACGCCACTGGATGAGATGTTGTACGGAGCACAACTACTAGTTACTATTTGTATTCTAATATATTGATTAGCAACTGCAAACAAGTGGAAAGTATACCTCTTGgcacaacagcagcagcacttGTAGTTGCCAATGGCATCTGCTGGGATGTGGATGCCTGGCTGGTAGGAGCAGTCATTGGCATTTGAACAGAAGGTCTTGGCCCGGTGGACTCTGTGGTGCAGTTAGATGTGCTCCTGGAGAGACTCACAACTTGTGGAACAATGGGGATTGGGCTTGAAGTGCTTGATAAATGAGGCACGGAAGGCTCTGATTTCTGAACCACAATCTGTCTAGCAGGCAAAAGCTCAGGCACGTTGACCTTTGCAGGGGCAGAAATGGGCGAACCCGGTTTGTGGGATGCGCTTGGTGGGCTTGGAATAGATGCCCTGCTGGCTAACATCATGATTTCTTTAGCCTGTCATAGTTGAAACACAATCAGCAAATATACACAAGGAACTGCAGTAACATCAAACTTGTTCCATTCATCGCAAAGATAATATACCTTCTCCACCGGGACGTTATCAAATACATTCACGGAACCATTGTAGAATATTGTCAACTGTGTTGAGGTCTGACTACGCGGGTTCCTACAAAAGTCAACCAACCATTTGTGAGTTCAAAATTCACATGACAGACCCACGACGAGTGCAGAAATCATTCAAGAGTAAAGTAGCAATACCTTGAGCCATACACGCCAACTGTAGAACCGCCGAACCCATTGCTCATGGTGAAAGGCTGGTTCTTGAACGGCATACCAGCGCCGCTGTGGAAGCTCTGCGACCTGAGCATCATCGGGTTCGCCTGGCTGAACGGCGCAGGATGGCGCACCGACAGCGGCTGAACCATCCTGGATCTACCGGGGAGAGGATGATGCGCCGCCGCGCTGTAATCCATCCCCTGCACGCGCTGGCCGTGCGCCGCGGCGGGATACTGCTGCGCCGTGACATGGCTGTTGAGCCCAAACTGCCTCTGCAGAAACAAGTGCACGGTTCAGactttcagagttcagagtgTTTAGCTTCCGGCCGGAACCTCATGGACAGAGCACGCAGGACGGTGACTGCGGCGAGCTCGGAGCTGGGCGCGAACCTGCTGAGGCGTCACGGGCAAGGAGGCTTGCTTCTTGATGCCGTCGAAGGCGTCCCCGGTTGCCGCGGCCGGGCGGAACCCGGAGATGGAGAACTCCTTGGAGCCCTCCTCCCTGGCCGCCGTACGGAAGGACATGaacgccggcgcggcgccggacTTCGCCGGGAACTGCCACTGCGTCGCCGGCGGGTTATCTGCAGCGCACGCCATCGAAACCGGTCAGAAATTTTGCGGCACAGCGCAGGTCAAATCTGACGCGTTGTTCAGGACAAACAGCCACATGCTGCAGGTGTAGGAGACGTCACATGGCGCAGTGGGCCAAAGAACACGAATTTAATTTCACTATCACTCTATCAGGGCCAGTAAATCACGCGTGCTTTCGACCAAACCGGGAGTAAAATCCCTGTGATTTGAGGAGCTCGTCGTGCGCAAATCATGGTCGCGGCGACTAACGGGTGGATCAGACGGCTCTCCCACCGCGAGCTGGCATGCTACGGTTAATTAACAACCAAGCGTTCAAGAGAGAGGTGTAAGCACTGACCTGGCTCCGTCCGGCTCTCGTTCTTCACCGAGACGCCGGCCTTCCCCGCCCTGCCAATCGCGCCGAGGAAGTCCCTCTCCATGGAAGCAAAACACAGGAGCTAGAGCCAAAGAAATCCCTTCCGCGGCGCCTCGTCCCAAGAATCTCCCTGccggaaagaagaagaagaagaagcggcaCCCCAGATGCCTTGACCTTTCTTCCTCTGCCCGTCTGCCGCTTTccctttcctccctccctctctctctccctagAGTCCAAACTGCTTTCTCCCGCTCGCTTATTTATCCTGGAGATTtaaggaggaggcggtggaggaggaagaaagcggCGATGATTAGCCACTTAATTACTTCGCCCGCCGTTAATTAACGATCGGGGCAGAGGGGGGGGGGCGTCGGGTGGCCGTGGGCCCCGCCGCGGCGACCGGCTACCGGCTAGGCGAGCGAGGCCCCCACGTGGTCCGCCCACATGGGCGCGCCCGACGCGCCCCGCAGCACGTCTCCACCTGAGCAAACCCGATGACACGTGGGGTCCGCGTCAACGTGGGGCCCGCCCGTCAGCGAGCTCTGAGGGATGGAGCCCGGGAGCAGGGAtgcgggaggggcggcgcctcgTGCCGCGTTTGGCTGGCGGACCCCTCGGGGTGGGCCCGCCCACGTGCGGAGGGATCCGACACGTGCACACGAGCCGGAATTGCTCGCGTCGGGGCGGACCAGGCCGCGGAGGATGACGGGTGGGGCCAGCGCCGGGGGTTGTGGGCTGCGGGATTCTTTGCGCGCCTCGTGGGGGGGCGCGGGAGGGTGGATCCCACGTGGCGTGTGTGCGCatcgagggagggaggggcattattaaattttaattaattaaataatacTAATTTAAGATTAAAGAATGGTGTCACGGGCGGTTAGTAAATCGGAGGTTAGTGGTGGGGTGTGGCGTGCGATGTTTGCTAATCGGCGATTATAGTACGCTCCTCCTTTTGTATTGTTTGACCCACCACCATGTGCGCACATTTATAAGTGCCTCTGTGCTCCTTAGATTtcctttgccttttttttctttttcttttctttggtcTAGGTTGATGTGACCGGCTTGTTCAGGGGATGTTTGGTTCTACAAACAACAAGTttagtcctatcacatcgaatatttagatactaattagagaattaaacatgagctaattataaaaccaattgtatagagggaggctaattcgcgagacgaatctattaagcctaattagtccatgatttgacaatgtgatgctaatcttaatatattcgtctcgcgaattagtataattaatactcctaattagtatctaaacactcGATGTGAcaagaactaaactttagtccgtgaaaTCAAACGGCCCCTTAATTCAGGGCTAGGTTCTCTTTATAAGCAATTCAGTGCTAGGTTGGTGAAAGGCCACGCTATCACTGCACGCAAGTAACTGATAATTTTAGTAActtttatatttttacatatagtattttaaaaatgtttatAATTTATTAAAAATAGTAAATGTGTCATCGAATGAGCTACCACAAATAATTGCTAGACCTGAGCAAATGAAGCCCGATCCGACTGAGCCCGTTGGGCTAAGCCCAGCAAGCGGCTCTAATATAGGGCCGGGCATGGTACTGATTGGTTCGGCCCAAGATTAAAATCGGCGAGCCCCACCCGCTCAATTATTTCTACATGTATAAATAGTGGGCGGTCTGGCCCGAGCTCAAGCCGCCCGATAACTACCCAAAAATTTCAGCCTGATGTATCTCATGGGGGGCAGGCGTGGGCATGATTTTTCGACACAAAATAAAATTGGACTTTTTCTCAACTGGACTCGAGCTCAGCCCAGATTTTTGCTTACTTGTGACATACCCTCCACCTACCTCTTgcattcccccccccccccccccccccccaagaaAAAAAACCGTTCCCTACCTCCTATGCTGACTGATTGGAGTGGGGAACCCTAACCTGCCTCTCCCTTGCGTCTATCTTCCACCATCAGGCCAATCTAAAAATTCTATTATATTATCCTTTTTAACGGAAATACGTAGTTAGAAATATAATGGTCGAGGCAAACCAGAAACACAATTGCAAAATGGTCTATTATTCACCAGCACTCTCTCACCAAAAATCAAAGAGCCATGATTCTATAATGGCACCTAGCTAATTAGCCGAAATTTGACATGAAAATCAAACAATAGAAAATTTTGGTGTCTTGTAGCTAATTTTGATAATTAAGAATATTGTATTGATACCTATATGGCTATATGACTATTTACTCATAGATATATGAAATAGATCAAATATTTAAATTTTAAGGTGGATTTGTGCACAGGAACTACCCGGTGGTCACTACAAGGATCTAGAATTGCCTATAAAACCGCTAAGGAATATACCAAAACCACCAAGGAAATAGACCTTGGCAGCCGAGCGCTAAGCAAAATCCGCCAAGAACAGAGAGTCGCTGCCGGTCGCCAGGATTATTTTCTTGGCAGCTAATGAATATTATTACTTTGGAGGAAAACAACTGTTACTTCTCAACATTCACGGAAGTTCATTTTGCAAGAGATGTTGGCTTTTCAGACTGATTAGATGAGGTGCATACTGCACTCTTCGTATGTTTTCATTACAAGTTAATTTGATTATTTATGGCTCTCTTTATTACTTCCTCCACCAACTTCAAATATAAGTCCATTTAGATTTATCATAAGTTAAATTATCTAACTTTGACTAGCATAATCTACATAACTCTCTATAAAAAAGAGTTAAATATTACAAAAATAGTTTTATAATAAATCTAGTGATATCAAATCTTCTGTTTTCAACCTATATACTGTTTTTAGATATTTATGGATAAAAAATTGACTTAGAGCAAACCTAAATGGACTTATATTATTTATGATTGGAGGAAGTAACTAGCTATTAGGCCTGGGACTTTAATTCTCACTAAATGATGTGCCACATAAGCAAATATGATGACATGGTGCTAAAGTTATGAAGAGAGATGTGGGAGATGTTTCATCTAAATGAAACTTGGTATAAACCCTTTCTAAAACTCACAGAATGTTCCACAGTGGTACTAGGGCAAAAATTTCATATTATCGAATGATCCCCGATCCCGTGCACTGTGCATTAATCCTATGGTTATCTTATGAAATAACAAAAGGATATTACGCAAGAGGTTGTTTTATTCATCAACTCAAAAAAGTTTTAGATGATGTGGCAACATTAAAATAAAACATCCTGGTGGGATTGTCCTTATGTTTAAGCTGGTGTCACGGCTAGCACTGTTCTCTGTTCTTGTCCATCTTTTGCTTGTAAGATATTTTAATCTTTCTAattttatactccctccgtcccaaattatagattgttttagtttttctaggtacataatttttgctatgcacctagatatagtgtatgtctagatgaataagcaaaaattatgaatctagaaaagctaaaatgacctacaatttgaaacggagggagtagcaaatTTTTGCAATGCCTATTGTGTACTAATTAATAGACGTACAATATATAGGACTAGATTACATAGCGAGCTTCTTTCCCTTTCTGATTGAGACGTGCTGGCATTTTCTCTTCTTGGATAGCTTTGTCCTTTAGTGTAATTGAATCATATGCATGCTTGATAGGCACTAACAAACCTCTTAGGTTATTGTATGATTGAGCTGTCATGGAGATGAAGTCGTTTTGATATGTTATCCTTGAGTGTCATGTAAATAAAATTTCTTAGGAAGTTTGATGAAGAATGCATGATGATATcggttagaaaaatatattgatGAGTTGTTATAACCATGTAGGACCAATGATATCTTTTATTTCTATATTGTGGTCTACAGGGGTTATTTGCTTCATGAGATTATTGTATACACCCAGATTGGAGTTAAAATTATCTCAATTAATTGGTAAACTGATGcttcattgttttttttttgctatctACAGTTCTACATGCAGAGTATAGGACTAAGAAGTTGCATCTAGGAAGGAAAGTTAGTTCAAGTTGCAGCAGAGGTATCTGGGTGATCCCACAGTTTCACCAATCAGCAAGTCTACACTCATTTTCGATTTCTAAATTTTCAttgcatatatgtatatatgttttTTGAATGTTGTTAGATTTAGGGTTGTTGGTCACTCATGCCATAACTTGAAGTGTTTGTTTTTTCTATAAATATTTCAAGGCAGTGATTGAAAAATAGCTATTATATTGTAAATACTCTATATAACACACACTTCATTTCTTGGACATACCTATTTTTTTATCTCAAAAGCTGTAATTATATATCTTACTTATCTCATGCATGTATGCCTTGCTCTGGCTCTCTGTATGATTCTTTCGGGAACTATAAAATAAACAGTGGTTGAACTGATCAGGTCTCTTTTAAGCTAATATAAAGAACTATTGTTCTTGCAGATCGAGATCTACAGATTATTTGGGGCATGTGGCGTGCCACCCACATTTGTTACAACGTGAATTAAGTAAGATGTATTAAATTCATTAGGCTGATATCAAGAGAATATAAAAATAGTTAGTGAGGAGCACCAGCTCACTTGCAACCAAAAGGGATAGATTCATAGATTCCACTTCAAACCAGAGTTTACCAATAGTAATAATTCATGTCTTCCTCCTGGAACAAAACTATAGGCTTAGCTGGCTTTGTTGTGGCTCCTTTTTGTTTTGTCAGTGTGGCGAGCAAGGACACTGATATGATCCTGCAGTCGCATTATTTGAGCTCGATTGCCATACCTGACCAGATCCATGGCATGGAACAGCTGGAAAAGATGCACTTTGGATTGAATAAGCTAGAGTGCTCATGCAGATTTCATACTATAACATTGATAATTATAATCACGCATCCATATAATCTATCAACAGTTGCGGCCCAACCCCTTTTGCTTTTATTTTGGATCAAATCATTGCAAGCATGCATGCTTGAATGTATTCATTCCTAACTTTCTAGGACAACAGATTGTACATGTAGGGACGCAGAGTGGTGAATATGCTTAATTACATGTACAGGGGTGGGGAGGATCGATATCGATCCGGAGGGATACGTGACTAACATGCAACGCGTGTACTTTTCTCCATGCAGTAAATTCATGTAATAATACTAAAATAATTAGATATCAACTTGTTACACTCTTAgagttttttttccaaaaaatattgTTGCATAAacattttttaaattaaatttcACTTTCAAGGTGGTTTTGTCACACATGAAGCTTAAAATGTTCGAGTGGGCAGGAGTCTACATGTCGAGTGATATGACGCAGCTACTAGCTAGCCTATTGGTTTTCTCTAGGCACAATAAAAAATGGTAAATATGTGTGTAATGGCAAAAGCAAAAACCATCCAAAATAGGGTTATGTTTGGTTGATTGGTTCACCAGTGCACATGCAATGGTAAAATGCATTTGTTGATTTGATAAGGCATTCGAACTTGATTCTTAAAGTTAGCTTTCACCCAATAATTAACATATGAAATTCCATCACCAAAAGTAGTTTCTATGCACAAATAATGGTTGCACTTTTAAAGATATAATGATTCTTAATATAAATAATTAAAGTCAATCAGTTTATGAACCCAGAACTAAGGTTAAATCTAGATAACAAATTAAGTCGAGGATATGGCATTTGGAGGAAAAACAAAGCTTACCTCCTCAAATTAATTCGAAGTTGAAAAACACCAATGTAAAATACTTAAGAGAAAATCAAAATAATTAGCAAGGTTAGAGTACAAGCAAACATATTTGGTTGCTTTGCTTGATCCGAATTTGAGCAAGGATTTCTTTGTTTTGAGGGAGAGCCAAATCTGGCTCTCCTCCCCTAGCAAGAGGTTTGCCTTGACTAACCTTGCCAAGGAAGGCTAGTGGGCAAGGTTAGCCAAGACAACCAAACATGCCCAGCATTACCAAGTTGTGTTAGCACATGATAGGTATTTTATGGACCATGCGATAGGTGGTTGATTAGAAGAGATACTCTTTTATATTGCCACTATAATTTAATTTGCATTGTTGTTGTACACATAGATTTTTCATTATAGTAAATTGCACCATTTGGTCAGCCTTGTTATCCTTTTCTATTCAAAGATAGCTCTCGTTCCTTTAGTATAATCAAATCATGCAGCTTGGCAGCCACTAATAAACCATCTGTGTAATTATATGATTATAAGCTTTCGTGAAGTTGGAATAGGACAGGTTATATATCTTATCTGTGCATATTATTTAAACACAATTACTTTGGGAGTTGATGACAAAGAATGCGGTGATGTCTATTAGAGACATTTATGCATTAGTGGTTTGCCACATACCAGCAACATTTTTCTTATGAAATATTATGGCCGAAAGGTCCATTGTATGGAAAAATTCAGTTACTTTCCGTTAGTTAACAATGCTGTAATCTTTTTAATATGACAATGTATGATCTTTAATTTGACATGCAACTTCAGTCACTATTTGACTAGAATGTATATATTTATAGAATCTGAAATTTTTCTAGGATTATAAGAAATGCTTTGACGACAAATCTACACAACTTATTCTCATGTTTTGAAGCTAAACATTTTCCAAGATATTTTAAAGTTTCAATAGTTGATAAAATTAAAAATGTCGAGTATTTATAATCAGAGGCAGTAGAGTGTTGCAATAAGCAATGAGGCAGCCAACAACAAGGATATGATAGTGCGGAAAAGTTCTCCCGAGAGAATATTGTAAGTGGCATCACGTCTATGAGTATGTGTAGACGGTCCACACATACTAGTACCTAGTGAACCATCGAGTGAGCTTTGACGAAACTGATCACTTGCCATGAGGAGAGACCGCCAATATACTACTGCACGATTAGGAAATAGGAGAATTCTTTCACTACGAAAATACAGAAGTCTAATCCTACCAAACAATGCCAACGTTGTGTCTTCGAATTATATTCATGAACCTTGGAGTAGCTACGACGGAAAAACGACCTTTCGTCCACTCCCTTAGTACCGGTCatattttgacccggtactaatgttagtgTTAGTAAAGGGTCCAAATTTAGGACTATGACCGGTATTAATGTTAGTATTGGTAAAGGGTCCAAATTTAGGACTCCCGAAGACCTTTTTAGTACCGAGTCGTGacaccacccgatactaaaggtgccccattagtaccgggtcgtaACTACTAAAGGGgcacatttagtaccgggtggtgttatgacccagtactaaaagcCCTCCACAGGCTACTttaaaaggaaagcatatctaccTCCATCACATGCGTTGCGTAGGTGGTATGGCAAGGAAGGCTCATGCGAGGCTTGAGATCGtgagttcgaatcccacggactGCACACGACACGAGACTTTGTTTTTTGGCGCAAAACaagttagtaccggtttgtAAACCTGTTGGTGTTATCAATTGGtactccctttagtaccggttatttgacgaAGCCTTTAGTACCAAcatagcaataccggttgtacaaccggtactaaagggggcttagaaccggtactaaaagtgaaATCCCTAGTGTCcaggatagatccccagtacccataaggaattctactaggactcctaccttgtaaccgactagta
The genomic region above belongs to Setaria italica strain Yugu1 chromosome VI, Setaria_italica_v2.0, whole genome shotgun sequence and contains:
- the LOC101755052 gene encoding protein TIFY 6a produces the protein MERDFLGAIGRAGKAGVSVKNESRTEPDNPPATQWQFPAKSGAAPAFMSFRTAAREEGSKEFSISGFRPAAATGDAFDGIKKQASLPVTPQQRQFGLNSHVTAQQYPAAAHGQRVQGMDYSAAAHHPLPGRSRMVQPLSVRHPAPFSQANPMMLRSQSFHSGAGMPFKNQPFTMSNGFGGSTVGVYGSRNPRSQTSTQLTIFYNGSVNVFDNVPVEKAKEIMMLASRASIPSPPSASHKPGSPISAPAKVNVPELLPARQIVVQKSEPSVPHLSSTSSPIPIVPQVVSLSRSTSNCTTESTGPRPSVQMPMTAPTSQASTSQQMPLATTSAAAVVPRAVPQARKASLARFLEKRKERVTSVEPYPTSKSPLQSSDTIGSPSAPTKSSSTDFAPASSNGKEPLHFGQPRNISFSSEACPSTKLHI